In one Nicotiana tomentosiformis chromosome 6, ASM39032v3, whole genome shotgun sequence genomic region, the following are encoded:
- the LOC138894924 gene encoding uncharacterized protein, with protein MVNSDSGVTFATTYIPEPSSPLFLLPFDVPSACLVAVPFSGTGFGGWKRSMMVSLSARNKIGFIDGSCAKPAVNSPQYRQWDRCNNMVILWLINSLFPDIAESVQYSETAESIWKQLNNRYGVVNGTKVFEIKRAFFYYQGSLDIASYFN; from the coding sequence ATGGTTAATTCTGATTCTGGGGTGACTTTCGCTACTACATATATTCCTGAGCCCTCTAGTCCACTGTTTCTTCTCCCGTTTGATGTCCCTAGTGCGTGTCTTGTTGCTGTCCCATTTTCGGGCACTGGATTTGGGGGATGGAAGCGTAGTATGATGGTGTCTTTGTCTGCTAGAAACAAAATAGGCTTCATAGATGGGTCTTGTGCTAAGCCTGCTGTGAATTCCCCTCAATATCGGCAATGGGACAGGTGTAATAATATGGTAATATTATGGTTAATCAACTCATTATTCCCAGACATAGCTGAGAGTGTGCAGTATTCTGAGACAGCTGAAAGTATATGGAAACAATTAAACAACAGATATGGGGTTGTTAATGGAACCAAAGTTTTTGAAATAAAGAGAGCTTTCTTCTACTATCAGGGTTCTCTTGACATTGCATCGTATTTCAATTAA
- the LOC104092730 gene encoding universal stress protein PHOS34, translating into MATAEEKPVMVVGLDDSQHSFYALEWILDHFFGPPLNSHAAPFKLIIVHAKPTATSAIGLAGPGGADVLPYVEADLRKISSRVAEKAKQICSAKSANDVVVEVMEGDARNVLCDAVEKHHASMLVVGSHGYGVLKRTVLGSVSDYCAHHAHCSVMIVKRPKVKA; encoded by the exons ATGGCGACGGCGGAAGAGAAACCGGTGATGGTGGTGGGGCTAGATGACAGCCAACACAGTTTTTATGCATTAGAGTGGATTTTGGATCACTTCTTTGGCCCTCCACTTAATTCCCACGCTGCTCCTTTCAAACTTATCATCGTCCACGCCAAACCTACTGCTACTTCCGCCATCGGCCTCGCCGGTCCTG GAGGTGCCGATGTATTGCCGTATGTAGAGGCAGATTTGAGGAAGATTTCTTCTAGGGTTGCTGAGAAAGCTAAGCAGATCTGTTCTGCTAAATCG GCAAACGATGTTGTAGTTGAGGTTATGGAAGGTGATGCTAGGAATGTCTTGTGTGACGCTGTAGAGAAGCACCATGCCTCTATGTTAGTTGTTGGTAGTCATGGTTATGGCGTTCTAAAGAG GACTGTTTTGGGCAGTGTAAGTGACTACTGTGCTCACCATGCCCACTGCAGTGTGATGATCGTGAAGCGCCCAAAGGTCAAGGCTTGA
- the LOC104092728 gene encoding beta-glucosidase 11-like isoform X1 — protein sequence MQQRLDLLVLVALHFAVVVFGAGGGDDDFSRNDFPASFVFGSGSSAYQVEGAAFEDGRKPSIWDTFSHAGAYNGANGDVACDAYHKYKEDVQLMVDTGLEAYRFSISWSRLIPNGRGPVNPKGLQYYNNLINELVSHGIQPHVTLCHDDLPQVLEDEYGGWLSQKIINDFIAYADICFKEFGDRVLHWTTVNEANVFALGGYDLGFTPPGRCSPHVGIGPCSRGNSSTEPYIVAHNMLLTHSSVFRLYKRKYKSTQHGFVGLNIFAYRFIPHTNATADEVATLRAYAFYLGWFISPLIFGDYPVTMKGRVGSRMPTFTRQESEQVKGAIDFISLNHYTTLPVKDRPSAFERDYRDFNTDAEAQLIFEQAGVTPKGEYPWTQPGLQAVLEYFKKTYGNLPIYIHENGQTTPRNATLNDTGRVEYLHAYIRNLLDAMRNGSNVRGYFSWSFLDGLELLDGYESAYGLYYVDLDDKNLTRYPKLSQQWYSNFLKGKSRKSNVNLEIGKEVISFFRV from the exons ATGCAGCAGCGTCTCGACTTGCTTGTTTTGGTGGCACTGCACTTTGCCGTTGTAGTGTTTGGTGCCGGTGGCGGTGATGATGATTTTAGCAGAAACGACTTCCCTGCTTCTTTCGTTTTCGGTTCCGGTTCTTCTGCTTATCAA GTAGAAGGGGCAGCATTTGAAGATGGACGGAAGCCTAGCATTTGGGATACCTTTTCTCATGCTG GTGCATACAATGGAGCCAATGGGGATGTAGCTTGTGATGCATACCACAAATACAAG GAAGATGTACAACTCATGGTTGACACTGGATTAGAAGCCTACAGGTTTTCCATTTCGTGGTCGAGACTTATTCCTA ATGGAAGGGGACCTGTCAATCCAAAGGGGTTACAGTATTACAATAATCTCATCAATGAACTTGTCAGTCATG GAATTCAACCACATGTTACACTATGTCACGATGATCTGCCACAAGTACTTGAAGATGAATACGGTGGATGGCTAAGTCAAAAAATAAT CAATGACTTCATTGCATATGCGGATATTTGCTTCAAGGAATTTGGTGATAGGGTTTTGCATTGGACAACTGTGAATGAGGCCAATGTATTCGCTTTGGGTGGTTATGATTTGGGATTTACACCCCCAGGGCGCTGTTCCCCACATGTTGGAATTGGACCTTGCTCTAGAGGCAACTCTTCAACCGAGCCATACATAGTAGCTCACAATATGCTGCTTACTCATTCATCTGTTTTCAGATTGTACAAGAGAAAGTACAAG TCAACACAGCATGGTTTTGTGGGATTAAATATCTTTGCATATCGGTTTATTCCTCATACAAATGCAACGGCAGATGAAGTTGCAACTCTGCGAGCTTATGCTTTCTACCTGGGTTG GTTTATCAGTCCCTTGATATTTGGAGACTATCCTGTCACAATGAAGGGTAGGGTCGGCTCGAGAATGCCCACCTTCACCAGACAAGAATCTGAGCAAGTTAAGGGTGCTATAGACTTCATAAGCCTCAACCATTATACTACATTGCCTGTTAAAGACCGGCCGAGTGCCTTTGAAAGAGATTATAGGGACTTCAATACCGATGCAGAAGCACAATTAATAT TTGAGCAAGCTGGTGTTACACCCAAAGGCGAG TATCCATGGACACAACCGGGTCTCCAAGCAGTATTGGAGTACTTCAAGAAAACTTATGGCAACCTACCAATTTACATTCATGAAAATG GTCAGACGACGCCACGAAACGCGACACTAAATGATACGGGTAGAGTAGAATATCTGCATGCTTATATCAGGAATTTGCTTGATGCTATGAG GAATGGATCAAATGTCAGAGGCTACTTCTCATGGTCATTCTTGGATGGTTTGGAGTTATTGGATGGATATGAATCAGCGTATGGCCTATACTACGTGGATTTGGACGACAAAAATTTAACAAGATATCCAAAGCTTTCTCAACAATGGTACTCCAATTTCTTAAAGGGAAAAAGTCGCAAATCTAATGTGAATCTTGAAATTGGGAAGGAAGTAATCTCATTCTTCAGAGTCTGA
- the LOC104092728 gene encoding beta-glucosidase 11-like isoform X2 codes for MVDTGLEAYRFSISWSRLIPNGRGPVNPKGLQYYNNLINELVSHGIQPHVTLCHDDLPQVLEDEYGGWLSQKIINDFIAYADICFKEFGDRVLHWTTVNEANVFALGGYDLGFTPPGRCSPHVGIGPCSRGNSSTEPYIVAHNMLLTHSSVFRLYKRKYKSTQHGFVGLNIFAYRFIPHTNATADEVATLRAYAFYLGWFISPLIFGDYPVTMKGRVGSRMPTFTRQESEQVKGAIDFISLNHYTTLPVKDRPSAFERDYRDFNTDAEAQLIFEQAGVTPKGEYPWTQPGLQAVLEYFKKTYGNLPIYIHENGQTTPRNATLNDTGRVEYLHAYIRNLLDAMRNGSNVRGYFSWSFLDGLELLDGYESAYGLYYVDLDDKNLTRYPKLSQQWYSNFLKGKSRKSNVNLEIGKEVISFFRV; via the exons ATGGTTGACACTGGATTAGAAGCCTACAGGTTTTCCATTTCGTGGTCGAGACTTATTCCTA ATGGAAGGGGACCTGTCAATCCAAAGGGGTTACAGTATTACAATAATCTCATCAATGAACTTGTCAGTCATG GAATTCAACCACATGTTACACTATGTCACGATGATCTGCCACAAGTACTTGAAGATGAATACGGTGGATGGCTAAGTCAAAAAATAAT CAATGACTTCATTGCATATGCGGATATTTGCTTCAAGGAATTTGGTGATAGGGTTTTGCATTGGACAACTGTGAATGAGGCCAATGTATTCGCTTTGGGTGGTTATGATTTGGGATTTACACCCCCAGGGCGCTGTTCCCCACATGTTGGAATTGGACCTTGCTCTAGAGGCAACTCTTCAACCGAGCCATACATAGTAGCTCACAATATGCTGCTTACTCATTCATCTGTTTTCAGATTGTACAAGAGAAAGTACAAG TCAACACAGCATGGTTTTGTGGGATTAAATATCTTTGCATATCGGTTTATTCCTCATACAAATGCAACGGCAGATGAAGTTGCAACTCTGCGAGCTTATGCTTTCTACCTGGGTTG GTTTATCAGTCCCTTGATATTTGGAGACTATCCTGTCACAATGAAGGGTAGGGTCGGCTCGAGAATGCCCACCTTCACCAGACAAGAATCTGAGCAAGTTAAGGGTGCTATAGACTTCATAAGCCTCAACCATTATACTACATTGCCTGTTAAAGACCGGCCGAGTGCCTTTGAAAGAGATTATAGGGACTTCAATACCGATGCAGAAGCACAATTAATAT TTGAGCAAGCTGGTGTTACACCCAAAGGCGAG TATCCATGGACACAACCGGGTCTCCAAGCAGTATTGGAGTACTTCAAGAAAACTTATGGCAACCTACCAATTTACATTCATGAAAATG GTCAGACGACGCCACGAAACGCGACACTAAATGATACGGGTAGAGTAGAATATCTGCATGCTTATATCAGGAATTTGCTTGATGCTATGAG GAATGGATCAAATGTCAGAGGCTACTTCTCATGGTCATTCTTGGATGGTTTGGAGTTATTGGATGGATATGAATCAGCGTATGGCCTATACTACGTGGATTTGGACGACAAAAATTTAACAAGATATCCAAAGCTTTCTCAACAATGGTACTCCAATTTCTTAAAGGGAAAAAGTCGCAAATCTAATGTGAATCTTGAAATTGGGAAGGAAGTAATCTCATTCTTCAGAGTCTGA